A window from Zingiber officinale cultivar Zhangliang unplaced genomic scaffold, Zo_v1.1 ctg30, whole genome shotgun sequence encodes these proteins:
- the LOC122037381 gene encoding uncharacterized protein LOC122037381, translating into MDALTEATPFPFDETRGRAGEADGWEPVAHSRFVEHRKGWEMVATGPSSDGDRSIFPPSLHEGLRFLPDPLPTLVPSPPVQDQDCHPACLGQTTPAAVAMDASTEATLLPFNETLGPAGEADSLESVAHSRFVEHPRGWDTVAEGPSSVFPPILHEGLHFLPAPLPTLAPSPPVQDQDCVVEESPSDSAGDEVVSQIVPARWGPLSESAWRLIRSGLEAIHARITLFRENEGGGSGCLSVGVWSFAVVAGLVGALIFMRRGHRREKELLFLLYQEKDQRIRDLLNQIALMSRIINAHEVSVLRNT; encoded by the exons ATGGACGCCTTGACTGAGGCGACGCCTTTCCCCTTCGACGAGACCCGCGGCCGTGCCGGAGAGGCCGACGGCTGGGAGCCTGTCGCGCATTCCCGATTCGTGGAGCACCGGAAAGGGTGGGAGATGGTGGCGACCGGCCCCTCTTCGGACGGCGATCGCTCCATTTTCCCCCCGAGCCTCCATGAGGGACTCCGCTTCCTCCCTGACCCCCTTCCAACCCTAGTCCCTTCACCTCCTGTCCAAGACCAGGATTGTCATCCTGCCTGCCTTGGCCAAACCACACCGGCCGCGGTCGCGATGGACGCCTCGACTGAGGCGACGCTTTTACCCTTCAACGAGACCCTCGGCCCTGCTGGAGAGGCTGACAGTTTGGAGTCGGTTGCGCATTCCCGATTCGTGGAGCACCCAAGAGGGTGGGATACGGTGGCGGAGGGCCCCAGCTCCGTCTTCCCCCCGATCCTCCATGAGGGACTCCACTTCCTCCCTGCCCCCCTTCCGACCCTAGCCCCTTCCCCTCCTGTCCAAGACCAGGATTGCGTTGTCGAGGAGTCGCCATCTGATTCCGCGGGGGACGAGGTGGTCAGTCAGATCGTTCCTGCTCGATGGGGGCCGCTCTCGGAATCCGCGTGGCGGTTGATTAGGTCGGGTCTCGAGGCGATACATGCAAGAATTACTCTTTTCAGGGAAAACGAAGGAGGTGGGTCAGGTTGTTTGTCCGTCGGAGTTTGGTCGTTTGCAGTTGTGGCTGGACTCGTCGGTGCTCTGATTTTTATGAGACGGGGGCACAGACGAGAGAAGGAGCTGCTCTTCCTCTTGTATCAAGAGAAAGATCAG AGGATACGAGATTTGCTGAATCAGATTGCATTGATGAGCCGTATTATAAATGCCCATGAAGTCTCTGTTCTGAGGAACACCTGA